A DNA window from Capnocytophaga sp. ARDL2 contains the following coding sequences:
- the feoB gene encoding ferrous iron transport protein B: MTNLKIALIGNPNVGKTSLFNALTGMNQRVGNYPGITVERKVGNFSLNNQTQATIIDLPGVYSINPTSTDEEVALQVFFDQTNKDYPDVVVVVAEAENLKRNLLLFLQIRDLGFPTLLCINMADQMQKKGISIDIPALEKKLNTKIVLTSTRQQEGIDQLKSEILALVNAPTTSPFDIKTINPEYFSAIEKNFPTIPPFKVWMALTQNFFSTEIPLDKIEHFRQNHSIDVKKIQHKEVVKRYQFINEVLKKTYTLDTTKETDVRMKLDRIFTHKIFGYVQFIIILGVIFGAVFELAKFPMDFIEGSFEDLSNWVLDTFPKGKLTDLIANGVLMGLSGVLMFVPQISILFLLIAILEDSGYMSRMVFLMDKIMRPFGLNGKSVIPLVSGTACAIPAIMAARNIENPKERFITMLITPFTTCSARIPIYIIIISVIIPQTYIAGFIPLQALVMVGMYAVGFVVAMLAGKLLSKLLKYKQESYFIIEMPTYKVPIFKNVLLTVYEKVLSYITNAGKIILALSIILWFLGSHGGENYNNAEEIVTQSEAAQTMDKEELEFAIAKYESENSYIGKIGQAIQPIFAPLGYDWKTSIGILTSFAARETFVGTLSTLYNLGDDFEEQETQIIERMKNEKRPDGTPVFGLATGLSLLMFYAFAMQCTSTIAITKKELNSWKWTAYQMFGMTIFAYIMALLVYQLVK; this comes from the coding sequence ATGACCAACCTAAAAATAGCCCTTATCGGTAATCCAAATGTAGGAAAAACCTCACTATTCAATGCTCTGACAGGTATGAATCAGCGAGTGGGAAATTATCCTGGAATTACCGTAGAAAGAAAAGTGGGAAATTTTTCCCTCAATAACCAAACCCAAGCAACGATTATCGATTTGCCTGGAGTTTATTCTATCAACCCAACTTCGACTGACGAAGAAGTGGCTTTGCAAGTGTTTTTCGACCAAACCAACAAAGATTATCCAGATGTTGTAGTCGTAGTTGCCGAAGCCGAAAACCTAAAAAGAAATCTTTTGCTGTTTTTGCAAATCCGCGATTTAGGTTTCCCTACTTTGTTGTGTATCAATATGGCTGACCAAATGCAGAAAAAAGGGATTTCTATCGACATTCCTGCATTGGAAAAAAAATTAAACACCAAAATCGTTCTGACTTCTACTCGTCAGCAAGAGGGGATTGACCAACTAAAAAGCGAAATTTTAGCCTTGGTAAATGCTCCTACTACTTCGCCTTTCGATATAAAAACAATCAACCCAGAATATTTTTCAGCTATTGAAAAGAATTTTCCAACGATTCCACCGTTTAAAGTATGGATGGCATTGACACAAAATTTCTTTTCAACCGAAATACCTTTAGACAAAATCGAACATTTTCGTCAAAATCATTCGATAGATGTAAAGAAAATACAACACAAAGAAGTAGTAAAACGCTACCAATTTATCAACGAAGTGTTGAAAAAAACATACACACTCGATACGACAAAAGAAACCGATGTACGTATGAAACTCGACCGCATATTTACTCATAAAATATTTGGTTATGTGCAATTTATTATTATTTTGGGAGTGATATTCGGAGCGGTGTTTGAATTGGCAAAATTTCCAATGGATTTCATCGAAGGTAGTTTTGAAGATTTGTCCAACTGGGTATTGGACACTTTCCCAAAAGGGAAACTCACCGATTTGATTGCCAACGGAGTACTGATGGGATTGAGCGGAGTATTGATGTTTGTACCGCAGATTTCTATTTTGTTTTTGTTGATTGCCATCTTGGAAGACTCGGGCTACATGAGTAGAATGGTCTTTTTGATGGACAAAATCATGCGTCCTTTCGGACTCAACGGTAAGTCGGTAATTCCATTGGTATCGGGAACCGCCTGTGCCATTCCAGCAATTATGGCGGCGAGAAATATCGAAAATCCCAAAGAGCGATTCATCACTATGTTGATTACGCCGTTTACCACTTGTTCGGCAAGGATTCCGATTTACATTATTATCATTAGCGTGATCATTCCGCAAACCTACATCGCAGGATTTATCCCACTTCAAGCCTTGGTAATGGTGGGTATGTATGCTGTGGGATTTGTAGTAGCCATGTTGGCAGGAAAACTTTTGAGCAAACTTTTAAAATACAAACAAGAGTCGTATTTCATCATCGAAATGCCGACTTACAAAGTGCCAATTTTCAAAAATGTATTGCTTACCGTGTATGAAAAAGTACTTTCGTACATCACCAATGCCGGAAAAATCATTTTGGCATTGTCTATCATTTTGTGGTTTTTAGGAAGTCATGGAGGCGAAAATTACAACAACGCCGAGGAAATTGTAACCCAGTCAGAAGCTGCACAAACAATGGACAAAGAAGAACTGGAATTTGCTATTGCAAAATACGAAAGCGAAAATTCGTACATCGGAAAAATTGGTCAAGCTATTCAGCCCATTTTTGCACCATTGGGCTACGATTGGAAAACAAGTATCGGTATCCTTACTTCGTTTGCAGCCAGAGAAACCTTTGTAGGAACGCTATCTACACTGTACAATCTCGGAGATGATTTCGAAGAACAAGAAACTCAAATCATCGAACGCATGAAAAACGAAAAACGCCCAGACGGCACACCAGTATTCGGTTTAGCAACAGGGCTTTCACTTTTAATGTTTTACGCCTTTGCTATGCAGTGTACCTCTACGATTGCCATTACCAAAAAAGAACTTAACTCGTGGAAATGGACAGCGTATCAAATGTTTGGAATGACGATTTTTGCCTATATTATGGCACTTTTAGTTTATCAATTAGTAAAATAA
- a CDS encoding FeoB-associated Cys-rich membrane protein, which produces MQDIIAYLLVVVAVVFLLYPMVRKKKKKNNCGSNKNCKCS; this is translated from the coding sequence ATGCAAGACATCATCGCTTACCTATTGGTAGTTGTAGCCGTAGTATTTCTTCTATATCCGATGGTTCGTAAAAAGAAAAAGAAAAACAATTGTGGCTCGAACAAAAATTGTAAATGTTCGTAA